Part of the Hippoglossus stenolepis isolate QCI-W04-F060 chromosome 4, HSTE1.2, whole genome shotgun sequence genome is shown below.
ACCGTTTCTGTACTTTTATCATATTATGGTTTATTGACTGATGGCTTTCCAtcaaatgacatcacaggaagtaaaaataCCAACGTAGATCCTGGAGGAACATTTCTACTGCAGAGTTTTAAGTTATTTCTAATTCCAGTGAAACATTCGCCGCTTACCGCTCCCAGAGACGGGCCGAACCTCCCAGTGACAATCTTACCCGCGTAACTGAAAAACGTAGAAAAAACACCTGCACAAATAGAAAGAGACGTCAGTGCCTGAGCCTTTTCACAGACTTTCACACTCTTGTTATCGTGCTGAGTTGTCAAGAGCAGCACCTGCAGACAGGTAGACCGCGAGGAACTGCTCCCTGCCGAGCATGGAGACGGCACTGGTGGAGAAGCTCCAGAGGACATACATGTTGGCAGCCATgtggaagaaagagaagtgacTGAATGTGGAGAGAAGCATCGGAGAGCACAGCGTCTCTGCAGGAGGACGACAAATAACAAATCAGGAACAATCACAGAGTCTCAGCTTCACCCCACCACTCCCACCTCATCTGGTCGGAGTGTGACGGCGTGAACACAGCAGCCTGATGTTTATCATGTGTGAGCAGAGACTCACTGGAGGCCGGGTTGGAGGTGAAGTATTTGATCATGAAGCGCTGCAGGGATGGGactctccagcagcagaacacGATGGCGTTAGCAGCAATGATCCCTGGGAAGAACAACAAACCTGTCATTAACAGTTCAGGTCGATAAAAACGtttataaagtgtgtgtgtgtgtgtgtgtgtgtgtgtgtgtgtgtgtgtgtgtgtgtgtggtctgctgTCAATCCAACACAGTCGTCTCACCTGTGACCGTCCTCTGACCTTCACTCAAGCTGTTCCACCATTGATTGatctgaaaaaagaagaaacatcaCAGCCAATCAGGGCTCAGGTAAGAGGTAAGACTGAATCAACGCCATGGACAGAActcttctctctcacctctttGCGGACGTCTCCTTTCTTCTGAGGCTTCATCTTCTCCAGCCAATCAGCTCTGATCTCATCGAAGAAGCTCTGGACTCTAAACTTGACGGACTCGTACTGCCAGATCGCCGCCGAGCCGAAAGAGCAGCCTGTAAACTGACATGGCGTTAATACCGGCCCGTGACCTCACcacctccagcacctccagGTGAGCATCACCTACCCCCACGGTGAAGACCAGCGGTTTGATGAGTCGACTGAAGGCACGGGGGGATGTGGGCGGGGCCTGCTGTTCCAAGTGGGGGGTTGGCGTCCGGCGAGGGACCGCAGCCTCAGACGATTCTGTGTGTGGGGGTCCTggctcctcctccatcttcttgGATTCTGGTTTCCTGCCGGCTTTTCTGAAGCCACATCTCTGCTGGAAGCTGTGTGGCCACCTGCTGGGGGAGAGACATAGGACaccagaaataaatataaatcatgttGGAACCTTTGGAGGAGACTTTGGGAAATGCTAAGTTTGACCAACGTTGTTTACAATGTGGCCACTTCTGCGTCTttcttaataaaaacatgatcacAAACCGCCATCGTCTCCACGTTAAACATCAGAAActctctgcgctgccctctagtggatatATTGATCAACAACCATGTCAACGTACAGGATGTGTACGAATGTGGGCAAcgacagttgtgttgtttgaaaTGAGCTTAAGTTAAAATAAGAGTCTTTAATAAAAGGAGGATGAAGCGACGCTGATCAGTTGGACGAACAACGAATCAACGATTCACAGGTTTAATGAACTGATTTTACTCATGAATAAAGATTGATCAGTTAATCAAGCTGCAGGTTCATGAACTCAATCAGGTGATGCATCAATGTCTCCATCCCAGTCAGAGATGATTACATCTGGAGAAACTGGTTATAAATCAGGTTATAATGTTATTGAATCATTTCCATTAAACTAACACGAACCTCAACAGTAAATATTGATATGATTTGATGAAATAACCTGAATCCATACATTGTTTATTAAGAAACATGGAAATCTCCCACCAAGttcaaatgaaaccaaacaaaccGCAGTTAGCTGGGTTAGCTGcccagctaacgttagccagcTAGTTAACCCATAAACAAAGTGACCCTGAAGCTAACGGAGCTAGCTCCGGGCAGCGGGGCTCCGTCTGTCAGTCAGCCGGGACACGCTGCCTCTCCCCCGCGGAGCTCACTGACCTGCCGCCCCTCGTCGGGCTCCGCAGAGCGGCCTCTCCGGTCAGTCTGAGCAGGACGGAGCAGCTCCTCCACGCCATGTTGGAGCCCGGTGACCTCGGGGGATCGTTCACTTCCGGGTCAGCGGCACGGCGCTCCGGGGTCTGGCGACACCTGGAGGTCAGACAGCGACACTGCACAGCTGCAATTACAAAATATAAGATCCATAAAACTCAACAACGTCCGTCCGCgatttattaaaagtaaaatacatcaaactgcaatataatatttagttataatatatagttttatttaaatataaatgatagaTGATGAATCAAAAATTGAGTCATATAATTAAAACTATAATTTATATAGAAAATACTGTGTGTCCTCGTCGTTCAGTCTTAAATTAATTGCTTTTCTAAATAGGCCCCACGTGAACAGTTTATTAATATAGTTTAATAATCAGTGTTTTAAGAAGCAGGGGTggcactttattttgaaggcgtTGAGAAGCGGAACTGTTGTTTCCCGTGGCTGTGTTTGGTctggctcggctcggctcggctccaccagcagcatctgcagcagCGAACCTGATCTCGGAGGAAAGATGGCGGCCCCTGCTCTCTCCGCTCGGTCCGGCTCGGCAGGAAGCCTCGGGAACAGCCCCACCGCGGCCGGCGGGAGGCTGCCGCACGGCGGCCTCGGGCCCGAGCTGGACTTCAGGTCCGCGGCTCGGACGGAGGATCTGAACCGGCTCATCCAGGACTTCAGCAAGCACGACCAGCGGGAGTACGACGACCAGAGAGCGCTGGAGATCCACACGGCCAAGGACTTCATCTTCTCCATGCTGGGTCAGTGCACACTGTGCACgcgtatatacacacactgtacactgtgcactgtacatacatatatatatatatatatatatatatattatacatacatatacacacacacatacatacatatacacacacacacacacacaaacatacatatacacacacacacacacacacactacatacatatatacacacatacacacacacacatacatacatatatatacacacacacacacacacatacatacatatatacacacacacacacatacatatacacacacacacatacatatatacacacacacacaaacacatacatatcacacacacacatacatatatatacacacacacaaacatacacacacacacatacatatatatacacacacacacatatacacacacacatacacacacacacatacacacacactcagacacactaaCCCTCTGCAGGTGGCGTCTCAGTGAAACCCAGTTCTACTGTCATCAGGTCTGTGAAGTTTGTTCTTTAACAGGTGAAGTCTGAACTGCATTTTAATAACGATGATCGTTGTTAAAGTCCGTTCACACTCAAACACCAAGATGAAGAGTGAACACAACTAACAAGGGTGTGTGTGCTCCTCCAGACCAACAAACTGTGTGTGCTCCTCCAGACCAACAAACTGTGTGTGCTCCTCGGAGCCAAGCAGACTCAAGGTTTCAAACTCCATGCTCGTTAATTAATTTCCCAAAACAAGAACGTGAGAACATACGAGTCCCAAGTCGACCGGACCACAATGAGACTGGGTCCAGACGCTTCCCAGCAGGACTCCAGGTTAACGAGCAGCCTCACAGCAGATTACTGTGTCGGACTCACACATTTTGTGTTGCCATGATTAAAGACGggtttggacatttttaaatagtCATCATCTTAATAATTATTTCCCCTTGTTTTTACAGGCACATAGCAGTAGTAAAGAATCGCTACCAACAGATGGTGGCGCTAATGCACCCAAAAGATCaactactgtaaaaacaagagAATCAAGCAAAGCTAAAGACGACAAAAAGACCTTCCTCTTTGTTCCTGTCGAAGCACTCGAGGGGCTGCTGGACCAATCGTTTTTATTACTGCccctgttgtgttgttgtgttgttgtgttgtcaccATCTGCTTGACTGTACAAAGTGTGGTCTGACTGTCCAAAGGCAAAATGGTTGCTCTCATTggcggagaaaaaaaacctgccaaAGACGACGTAGAGCTCTGTGGACGACGGAGCATCAAGCCTACGCCCTCATACTCTGTCTGTATTTGTACTTAACACAATTCTTTACCCACCTTTGTCCTCTGTCTCAGGAATGGTCCAGAAGTTGGACCAGAAGCTCCCAGTGGCCAACGAGTACCTCCTCCTGTCGGGAGGCGTTCGGGAGGGTGTGGTGGACATGGACCTGGACGAGCTTAGCGTCTACGCCCGTGGCACAGACTACGATATGGACTTCACTCTGCTGGTCCCTGCGCTCAAACTCCACGACCGCAACCAGCCGGTGACCCTGGACATGAGGCACTCGGCCCTGGGTCACTCCTGGCTCAGCCTCCGCCTCTTCGATGAAGGAACCATTAGCAAGTGGAAGGACTGCTGCACCATCGTCGACCACATCAACGGGACCACCAACTACTTCTTTTCTCCGACTCTGGTCGCAGACTGGTTCTATCAGTCCATCTCCCTGGTGTTGCTGGAGGTGCAGAAGAAGCCGCAGAGAGGGATGCCACGagtggagaaggtggagaggTACGGCACCATCATCTCCGTCATCCTGGGCGTTGGGAGCAGCCGGATGCTCTATGACATCGTCCCTGTGGTGTCGTTTAAAGGCTGGCCGGCTGTAGCTCAGAGCTGGCTGATGGAGAACCACTTCTGGGATGGGAAGAtcacggaggaggaggtgatcaGTGGCTTCTACCTCGTCCCCGCCTGCTCCTACAAAGGCCGCAAAGAGAACGAGTGGCGCTTGTCGTTCGCCCGCAGCGAGGTGCAGCTGAAGAAGTGCATCTCTCCCAGCCTGATGCAGGCGTACCAGGCCTGTAAAGCCATCATCATCAAGCTGCTGTCTCGCCCCAAAGCCATCAGCCCCTACCACCTCcgcagcatcatgctgtgggcCTGCGACCGCCTTCCCGCCAACTACCTGTCACAGGACGACTTCTCCGCCCACTTCCTGCTCGGCCTGATTGACGACCTGCAGCACTGCCTCGTCAACAAGATGTGTCCCAATTACTTCATCCCTCAGTGCAACATGCTGGAGCATCTGTCGGACGAGACGGCCATGCTGCACGCCCGCAAACTGTCCTCTGTGCGCTCCGACCCGGCCGAGCACCTCCGCACCACCATCGAACACGCCAAGGCCGCCAACAGGTTGACGGTGGAACTGCAGTGGCGCGGCAGTTCCAACAACCTGCCGTCACCGCAGTCTGACGCAGGCGGGGAGAACCAACCCGACGACCGCCTGGCCAAAAAGCTTCAGCAGCTCGTAACAGAGAATCCTGGGAAATCCATCTCAGTCTTCATCAACCCAGATGATGTCACACGGCCGCACTTCCGCATCGACGACAAATTCTTCTGAGACTGAGAAATGTTCTCCCaggcctgctcctcctcttcgtcctctccctcttcctcttccacctcctcctcctctttctctgccttctCTCTGACCGCCTGGTGCCCCACCTCCTCTGAAActtaattttttacatttttttatgtttctctgcCACAGAGTGAAGTGAGGTGATCGT
Proteins encoded:
- the LOC118106430 gene encoding presenilins-associated rhomboid-like protein, mitochondrial isoform X1, which translates into the protein MAWRSCSVLLRLTGEAALRSPTRGGSRWPHSFQQRCGFRKAGRKPESKKMEEEPGPPHTESSEAAVPRRTPTPHLEQQAPPTSPRAFSRLIKPLVFTVGFTGCSFGSAAIWQYESVKFRVQSFFDEIRADWLEKMKPQKKGDVRKEINQWWNSLSEGQRTVTGIIAANAIVFCCWRVPSLQRFMIKYFTSNPASKTLCSPMLLSTFSHFSFFHMAANMYVLWSFSTSAVSMLGREQFLAVYLSAGVFSTFFSYAGKIVTGRFGPSLGASGAIMTVLAAVCTKMPEAKLAIIFLPMFTFTAANALKAIVAMDTAGLVLGWRFFDHAAHLGGAVFGIWYILSGHELIWKNREPFVKLWHDLRTGGGGGRGGDGGGRGGDGGGSV
- the LOC118106430 gene encoding presenilins-associated rhomboid-like protein, mitochondrial isoform X2 — encoded protein: MAWRSCSVLLRLTGEAALRSPTRGGRWPHSFQQRCGFRKAGRKPESKKMEEEPGPPHTESSEAAVPRRTPTPHLEQQAPPTSPRAFSRLIKPLVFTVGFTGCSFGSAAIWQYESVKFRVQSFFDEIRADWLEKMKPQKKGDVRKEINQWWNSLSEGQRTVTGIIAANAIVFCCWRVPSLQRFMIKYFTSNPASKTLCSPMLLSTFSHFSFFHMAANMYVLWSFSTSAVSMLGREQFLAVYLSAGVFSTFFSYAGKIVTGRFGPSLGASGAIMTVLAAVCTKMPEAKLAIIFLPMFTFTAANALKAIVAMDTAGLVLGWRFFDHAAHLGGAVFGIWYILSGHELIWKNREPFVKLWHDLRTGGGGGRGGDGGGRGGDGGGSV
- the LOC118106465 gene encoding nucleotidyltransferase MB21D2, which gives rise to MAAPALSARSGSAGSLGNSPTAAGGRLPHGGLGPELDFRSAARTEDLNRLIQDFSKHDQREYDDQRALEIHTAKDFIFSMLGMVQKLDQKLPVANEYLLLSGGVREGVVDMDLDELSVYARGTDYDMDFTLLVPALKLHDRNQPVTLDMRHSALGHSWLSLRLFDEGTISKWKDCCTIVDHINGTTNYFFSPTLVADWFYQSISLVLLEVQKKPQRGMPRVEKVERYGTIISVILGVGSSRMLYDIVPVVSFKGWPAVAQSWLMENHFWDGKITEEEVISGFYLVPACSYKGRKENEWRLSFARSEVQLKKCISPSLMQAYQACKAIIIKLLSRPKAISPYHLRSIMLWACDRLPANYLSQDDFSAHFLLGLIDDLQHCLVNKMCPNYFIPQCNMLEHLSDETAMLHARKLSSVRSDPAEHLRTTIEHAKAANRLTVELQWRGSSNNLPSPQSDAGGENQPDDRLAKKLQQLVTENPGKSISVFINPDDVTRPHFRIDDKFF